From Triticum aestivum cultivar Chinese Spring chromosome 7B, IWGSC CS RefSeq v2.1, whole genome shotgun sequence:
tcatcaaaatagataaacaAAAGTTTTTTTTACTCATTTTGATGACGAgtattccgaacggagggagtacgacgAGATGGATGGATATATACAGACGAgacggagcggcggcggcgaggcctcTTAGGTTCACCGGATGGTCTTCCCACTCGGTCGCTCCCCCACATCATCATCCCGTTCCCGTCCACCGGAAGTGGACTTTCCCCAATACGGACtcgctccaccaccacctcctcctccgcctcttcttcttcttccacagtCCCACACGCTTTCCGTTCCTCCCCACCTCCCGCGCCCACGCCATGGAGGTGTCCAAGCAGGCGTCCTGGCCCGACGACTTCCTCTGCCCCATCTCGCTCGAGCTCATGACGGACCCCGTCATCCTCCCCTCCGGCCACACCTTCGAGCGCCGCAGCATCCAGCGCTGGCTCGACGGGGGCCACCGAACCTGCCCCGTCACCAACCTGCTTCTCCCCCCTGACCCCACGCTCATCCCCAACCACGCGCTGCGCCGCCTCATAGCGGCCGTTTCCGTTTCGCCGGCGGCCGTGTCCGCGGACAAGGGGGACTGCCAGGGGCAAGgggtggcgccggtgtcgtcctCCTCCGTCTTGGGGATGCTCAGGCTGGCCAAGTCTGGGCCGGCCGGGCGGAGGGAGGTGCTGGAGTCCGGCGCGGTCGCGGTGCTGCTCCAGCACGCGGCCGCGGGGGACGAGGCGGCCGCTAGGGCGCTCCTGTATCTCAGCCTCGACGGCGACGACGCGCGCGTGGGCCTCGTGGCGGACGGCGCCGTCGACGCGCTCTGCGCGgccgtgtccggcggcggcgcggccgctgCCCACGCGGCTACGGCGCTGACGAGCCTCGCCACTGTGGGCGTCAACAAGTGCACCATCGGGGCGCATCCCTCTGCCGTCCCGGCGCTGTCCAGGCTGCTCTggcgcggcggcgcgcgggagCGCCGCGAGGCCGCGACAACCCTGTACGAGCTCTGCAAGCTGCCCGAGAACCGCCGGCGCACGGTGCGCGCCGGGGCCGCGCCGGCGCTCGTCGAGCTGGCCGCCAATGGCTCTGCCCGCGCCGTCGAGGTGCTCGGTCTCCTGGCCAAGAACCGCGAGGGCCGCCACGACCTGTCCAAAATCCCAGACATCGTGGCCGTGCTCTGCACTGTGGCCGGCAGCGGCAACGCCCGTGCAATCGACCAGGCCCTGGTCGTCCTCAACTGGATTTGCTCCGAGAGCAACGAATTGGCAATGGAGGCAATAAAGCTGGGAGCTTTCCAGCTCTGTGAGGCTCTGGTGAACGACGACAACTGCAAGATTGCCAAGAACGCCGTGGAATTAGCCCGGACACTCGAGAAAGCTTAGCATTCAGACATCCAAATATCAAATTTATCAGAATTTTGATTCAGCGCCTCTTCGAGTCGGTATTGGCCTCAGTGTACAAAGGTAGAAACAGCAAAGGTGAATTTTtgtcttctctttttcttttgtagCAGAGCTGGAAATGAAGACGGGAAAAAATAAGCAGAATTAGTTTGTGTTTATAAAACATGGTTCATGAACTGCTCTGGGGGCTGCCCGATGGGAGTCCGAATTCGAAATCGTCCAGTCTGAAATGTCACAAGTATGATACATCTGATCAAGTGTCTAGTGCTTATCAAGTAGCTCCATTGCAAATGATCCTATATCTGTCTACCTTGTGTGCCATAGTTTCCTATGAGGAGGATTGTATTGCGTGTATCTGCCTATCATCCCCTTGTGATGTGATATAAGACAACAAATGAAATTTTCATTTAATAGAAGTACAAAGGTGTGGATTCTTGCTTGGCCAGATATTCGTAAGGGTGTGCTAACTTGGCATGTACTTCATCATACATTTGCTTCATATTTGACTTTATTGTGGTTTCTGCAATAGTTTTTATCAAGTGGTGCGTTTAGAGCCCATGGATTGTGCTAATTTTTCCACGTTTGAACTAAACTAATCTGCATGAGCATACTGTTCTCCATATAATATGCCCAATAGAGATCCGACATTGAACTCACGGAGGACTCGTTAGTACTTGCATCATCCTGAACCTCAGATTAATTGGTAGATTTTGCAACCGTTATTGCTGTTTTCATCTGATGAAGACCCGAAATTGGCTAAATTTTGCTCTATAAACTGTATGAAGCTGTATACCTGTCCTGAATAAACTGTCTAAATGCTTTAAGATGGAAGACAATTAGGCCATTAGGAGAGCCATGTGATTCTCTCAAGATTGCTTGTGTCACTCTAGTCCTTAAAGAAGTGTGCA
This genomic window contains:
- the LOC123160771 gene encoding U-box domain-containing protein 8, yielding MEVSKQASWPDDFLCPISLELMTDPVILPSGHTFERRSIQRWLDGGHRTCPVTNLLLPPDPTLIPNHALRRLIAAVSVSPAAVSADKGDCQGQGVAPVSSSSVLGMLRLAKSGPAGRREVLESGAVAVLLQHAAAGDEAAARALLYLSLDGDDARVGLVADGAVDALCAAVSGGGAAAAHAATALTSLATVGVNKCTIGAHPSAVPALSRLLWRGGARERREAATTLYELCKLPENRRRTVRAGAAPALVELAANGSARAVEVLGLLAKNREGRHDLSKIPDIVAVLCTVAGSGNARAIDQALVVLNWICSESNELAMEAIKLGAFQLCEALVNDDNCKIAKNAVELARTLEKA